In Panulirus ornatus isolate Po-2019 chromosome 9, ASM3632096v1, whole genome shotgun sequence, one genomic interval encodes:
- the LOC139750414 gene encoding transmembrane protein 223, whose translation MMLGCGTVVRGWQVKYNHIYQNTITVLSRTCLRHRSALKCVHVRHCHTGVQRPSLKTTGGNRLKFEQEYSVDKDTVLFRYENKRYFKMMNIFALSQFFFWSYLSHFAFTTMKSSPITLPSEEKESLPWWRKVDFGRYRTGISTGSFLLGWGTLAICWMYTLRSVRCLVLKKGGKDLVFVTFTPFGRNRIMTVPLNKVSAKQSRMSAKVHLPLKVQGTYLHYILDMQGHFTNTKLFDYSAGLRRSWAK comes from the exons ATGATGTTAGGATGCGGTACAGTTGTGAGAGGTTGGCAGGTGAAGTATAATCATATTTATCAAAATACCATCACAGTACTGTCGCGGACTTGCCTGAGACACCGTAGTGCGCTGAAATGCGTCCATGTACGACATTGTCACACTGGAGTTCAACGCCCATCACTCAAGACAACGGGTGGAAATCGACTCAAATTTGAACAAGAGTACTCTGTTGATAAGGACACTGTCCTCTTCAGATACGAGAACAAACGATATTTTAAGATGATGAATATATTTGCCCTGTCTCAGTTTTTCTTTTGGTCCTACCTAAGTCACTTTGCCTTCACGACGATGAAAAGTTCTCCTATAACCTTACCTTCAGAAGAAAAGGAGAGTTTACCTTGGTGGCGAAAAGTAGATTTTGGACGATACAGAACTGGGATTTCAACCGGAAGCTTCTTACTAG GTTGGGGTACTTTGGCCATCTGTTGGATGTACACTCTACGCTCTGTAAGGTGTCTTGTGCTAAAGAAAGGAGGCAAGGATCTGGTCTTCGTAACCTTCACACCATTTGGCCGAAACAGAATAATGACTGTGCCTCTGAATAAG GTATCAGCAAAACAAAGCCGAATGTCAGCAAAGGTACATCTTCCACTCAAGGTTCAAGGAACTTATCTTCATTATATCCTAGACATGCAAGGGCATTTCACAAATACAAAACTTTTTGATTACTCTGCGGGTCTCAGAAGAAGTTGGGCAAAATAA